Proteins encoded in a region of the Anguilla anguilla isolate fAngAng1 chromosome 10, fAngAng1.pri, whole genome shotgun sequence genome:
- the LOC118206153 gene encoding UV excision repair protein RAD23 homolog B-like, producing MQITLKTLQQQTFKIDIDGEETVKALKEKIENEKGKDGFPVAGQKLIYAGKILNDDTALKEYKIDDKNFVVVMVTKPKTAPSASQPSPASSTATPSPAPAATPAPAPSATPAAPAAPDTPLPDSASKEDPPSEEKGSTSAPPAPSPVSSSGLPTNANIFEEATSALVTGQSYENMVTEIMLLGYEREQVVSALRASFNNPDRAVEYLLMGIPTESESHAVSESVPVGGITAASTGSSSSPSSTTPATPASATGANPLEFLRNQPQFQQMRQIIQQNPSLLPALLQQIGRENPQLLQQISSHQEQFIQMLNEPSQEGGGQSGGEGVSEAGGGQMNYIQVTPQEKEAIERLKALGFPEGLVIQAYFACEKNENLAANFLLQQNFDDD from the exons ATGCAGATCACGTTGAAAACCCTTCAGCAGCAGACATTTAAAATTGACATTGATGGAGAAGAGACG gtAAAGGCACTAAAGGAAAAAATTGAGAATGAGAAGGGGAAAGATGGTTTTCCAGTGGCAGGACAGAAATTGATATATGCAG GTAAAATCCTTAATGATGACACAGCCCTCAAGGAGTACAAGATTGATGATAAAAACTTTGTGGTGGTCATGGTGACCAAG CCTAAAACAGCACCGTCAGCTAGCCAGCCTTCCCCTGCTAGTAGCACAGCCACCCCGTCCCCTGCCCCCGCCgcaacccccgcccccgcccccagcgcCACCCCGGCTGCCCCAGCTGCCCCTGACACTCCCCTTCCTGACAGCGCCAGCAAGGAGGACCCGCCCTCTGAGGAGAAGGGCTCCACGAGCGCCCCACCTGCCCCCTCACCTGTCAG CTCATCAGGCCTGCCGACAAATGCCAACATATTTGAAGAGGCCACGTCTGCACTTG tGACAGGACAGTCGTATGAGAACATGGTGACGGAGATCATGCTGCTGGGTTACGAGCGGGAGCAGGTGGTCTCTGCGCTCCGGGCCAGTTTCAACAACCCAGACCGAGCCGTGGAGTACCTGCTAATG GGTATCCCCACTGAGAGCGAGAGCCATGCTGTGTCTGAGTCTGTACCTGTGGGTGGAATTACAGCTGCAAGCACAGggtcctcttcctccccctccagcaCCACTCCCGCAACACCTGCCTCTGCTACAGGGG CCAATCCGCTGGAGTTTCTGCGTAACCAGCCCCAGTTCCAGCAGATGAGACAGATCATCCAGCAGAACCCCTCTTTGCTACCTGCCTTACTACAGCAAATTGGAAGGGAGAACCCACAGTTACTGCAG CAAATCAGCAGCCACCAGGAGCAGTTCATTCAGATGCTGAATGAGCCGtcccaggagggaggggggcagagcggtggggagggggtgtccgAGGCAGGCGGGGGGCAGATGAACTACATTCAGGTGACCCCCCAGGAGAAAGAAGCCATCGAGAGG CTAAAAGCGCTAGGATTCCCGGAAGGGCTCGTTATACAGGCGTACTTTGCCTGTGAGAAGAACGAGAACTTGGCGGCCAACTTCCTTTTACAACAGAACTTTGATGATGATTAA